The nucleotide sequence GAGACGATCGCCGCAAACCCTTAAATTTCTGGGAAAAGCCTGTCATGCGGCAGTTATTAGACCAATGGTCTCACCCTTCCTTCTCTAGCATCGAAGGCTTTTCTGAGCAGTTAGAGGCGACGGGTCTCACCGACGGGCAAGTCATCACTGCTGACTGGACTCGCGAAACTTTGCCGTCTTGGTTAGATTCCATTTGGCAAGGCATTGTTCGCCCTCAAGGTTTAGTGAAGTTTGGGTTCACTGGTTTCATTAAATCTCTGCGCGAAGTCCCAACAATGTTGTTGATGCGACTGGCGTTTGGTGCTGGGCTTTGTCGCTTTGGTATGTTCAAAGCTCGCAAGACCACTAACTTGCCGCAGTCTCAACAAAACGCTGTGGGCGAAACCGTTAACGCCTAAAGGGGCAAACTGCACTACTTGCTCTTGTTCATGCGCTAAGGCCCTGGCATTGCTTGAAAGCATCTATGCACAGGGCTTTGCCATTTTAAAGAAAAGCCCGCGTCACAGCAGAGATTTGCTCCGCACGTTACATTCAACTTTAAGTTCTCAATTTTTTGTCGAAGTCCGTTAATCATGCCAGAGTTACTATCGACTGATTGCTCGCAGTCTTTTCACAGCCATCACTGCGATATTGCCATTGTCGGCGGCGGCGTTGTGGGCACGACTCTAGCAGCGGCCTTAGCGGGTTCAGGCTTATCCGTCCTCATTATCGAGGCTCAAACGCTAGAAGGGGCCGCCGCCCGTGAGCGAGGCTATGCTCTGTCGCCACTCTCGGGACAGATCCTTGATGGCATTGGGGTCTGGGAACGGATTTTTCCTTACATCGGCAAGTACCATGACATCTACTTGTCCGATGCTGACTGTCCCCGCTTGGTGAAGTTTCATCCCCAAGATCTGGGCACTGAGTTTTTGGGCTATGTGGGCGAACACCGCATCATGTTGAGCGCCCTGCAAGATTTCATCAATTCGGAACGTGAAACCGTGCAATGGCTATGTCCGGCACAGCTCCAGCAAGTTACTTATCAGTCAGAGGCAGTAATCCTGGATGTTGAGGTCGAGGGACAACTCCAGCAGGTGCGATCGCGTCTGGTAGTCGGTGCTGACGGTCCTCAATCCTACATCCGACAAACTGCAGGCATTCAGACCTGGGGCTGGAAGTATTGGCAGTCGTGCCTCACGTTTATGATCACCCATACCGCGCCTCGCAACGATATTGCCTTTGAGCGATTTTGGCCCGATGGCCCAATGGGGGTCTTGCCATTGACAGGCGATCGCTACCACATTGTTTGGACAGCGCCTCATGCAGAAGCAAAAGCCCTGCAAAACATGGAAGAGGACGAATTCCTTGCTGAGTTGGAATATTACACAGGCGGTTTTTTAGGCAAGCTCACGTTGACCAGCGATCGCCGCGTTTTTCCAGTCCAGCTTTTTCAAAGTCGACAGTATGTGCGCCCACGAGTTGCGCTCGTCGGCGACG is from Leptolyngbya iicbica LK and encodes:
- a CDS encoding FAD-dependent hydroxylase; the protein is MPELLSTDCSQSFHSHHCDIAIVGGGVVGTTLAAALAGSGLSVLIIEAQTLEGAAARERGYALSPLSGQILDGIGVWERIFPYIGKYHDIYLSDADCPRLVKFHPQDLGTEFLGYVGEHRIMLSALQDFINSERETVQWLCPAQLQQVTYQSEAVILDVEVEGQLQQVRSRLVVGADGPQSYIRQTAGIQTWGWKYWQSCLTFMITHTAPRNDIAFERFWPDGPMGVLPLTGDRYHIVWTAPHAEAKALQNMEEDEFLAELEYYTGGFLGKLTLTSDRRVFPVQLFQSRQYVRPRVALVGDAAHRCHPVAGQGLNLGIRDAAALAQVLTTAWARGEDLGNLAVLRRYERWRKVENLAILGFTDFLDRIFSNHWWPILQIRRLGLWLLRNVPPFKVLALKFMTGFWGRRPTLAQARTKANQPSPVAHNSLL